A region from the Cannabis sativa cultivar Pink pepper isolate KNU-18-1 chromosome 9, ASM2916894v1, whole genome shotgun sequence genome encodes:
- the LOC115723539 gene encoding uncharacterized protein LOC115723539, which yields MLYCLTQPNMRSPIMIAYPKLHLKDYQPRSLTDRRGGIPFAQQSVELKQTVRFRMKFLDWYLKISFGAALVGASMELFMIKTGFYDKVTVLESEKRAWETSPEAQALREALNPWRNHDTEAEKKS from the exons ATGTTGTACTGTTTGACTCAGCCCAATATGAGAAGCCCAATTATGATAGCATACCCAAAGCTACATCTG AAAGATTATCAACCTCGTTCACTTACTGATCGGAGAGGAGGAATTCCGTTTGCACAACAATCTGTTGAATTGAAACAAACTGTAAGAT TCAGAATGAAGTTTCTAGATTGGTACCTGAAAATTTCATTTGGGGCTGCGCTTGTTGGAGCTTCAATGGAGTTGTTCATGATCAAGACTGGTTTCT ATGACAAGGTAACCGTTTTGGAGTCGGAGAAGCGGGCATGGGAGACTTCTCCGGAGGCTCAAGCTCTCAGGGAAGCATTGAATCCTTGGAGAAACCATGATACAGAAGCAGAGAAGAAATCATAG